From the genome of Dickeya aquatica, one region includes:
- the fadR gene encoding fatty acid metabolism transcriptional regulator FadR, translating to MVIKAQSPAGFAEEYIIESIWNNRFPPGSILPAERELSELIGVTRTTLREVLQRLSRDGWLTIQHGKPTKINNFWETSGLNILETLARLDHDSVPQLIDNLLAVRTNISGIFIRTAIRLHPAKCVEILKLAESVSDATDAYAELDYNIFRGLAFASGNPIYGLIINGLKGLYIRVGRYYFSNQEARKTAQAFYQRLASLSRDGLYEQVPDAVRQYGKESGALWHSMQNAIPRDLAEGRG from the coding sequence ATGGTTATAAAGGCGCAAAGTCCGGCGGGATTCGCGGAAGAATATATTATTGAAAGTATATGGAATAATCGTTTTCCTCCTGGCTCTATTCTGCCCGCAGAACGAGAGCTTTCAGAACTCATTGGGGTGACACGCACAACCTTGCGTGAGGTGTTGCAGCGTCTGTCCCGTGATGGCTGGCTAACGATTCAGCATGGAAAACCGACCAAAATCAATAACTTTTGGGAGACATCCGGGCTGAATATTCTTGAGACGCTGGCGCGTCTTGATCACGACAGCGTGCCGCAGTTAATTGACAACCTGCTGGCGGTGCGTACCAATATCTCTGGCATTTTTATCCGCACGGCTATTCGCCTGCATCCGGCTAAATGCGTTGAGATACTTAAATTGGCTGAATCAGTTTCTGATGCAACTGATGCGTATGCCGAGCTGGATTACAATATTTTCCGCGGGCTGGCATTTGCCTCGGGTAATCCTATTTACGGGCTTATCATCAATGGTCTTAAGGGACTGTATATTCGGGTGGGGCGTTATTACTTCTCCAATCAGGAAGCCCGTAAGACTGCACAGGCGTTTTATCAACGTCTGGCATCGTTAAGCCGCGACGGTTTGTATGAGCAGGTGCCTGATGCCGTACGCCAGTATGGTAAAGAGAGCGGGGCGCTGTGGCACAGCATGCAAAACGCCATCCCGCGTGATTTAGCGGAAGGCCGGGGTTAA
- the dsbB gene encoding disulfide bond formation protein DsbB: protein MLRFLNRCSRGRGAWLLMAFTALIFELVALYFQYVMNLKPCVLCIYQRTALYGVMLAGLVGAMAPASILRYAAIGLWIYSAWEGLALAIKHTNIQLHPSPFVTCDFFASFPSWLPLDKWLPAIFTATGDCAERQWSFMKLEMPQWMIVIFGAYLLVAALVLIAQPFRPKRRDLFGR, encoded by the coding sequence ATGTTGCGATTTTTGAACCGTTGCTCCCGTGGCCGGGGTGCCTGGCTTCTGATGGCGTTTACCGCATTGATCTTTGAATTGGTCGCGCTCTATTTTCAGTACGTCATGAACCTCAAACCCTGTGTATTGTGCATCTATCAACGTACCGCGCTTTATGGTGTCATGCTGGCTGGTCTGGTCGGTGCGATGGCTCCGGCAAGCATACTGCGCTATGCCGCCATCGGGCTTTGGATCTACAGTGCCTGGGAAGGGCTGGCGCTGGCAATCAAGCACACGAATATCCAGTTGCATCCTTCGCCGTTTGTCACCTGCGACTTTTTTGCCAGCTTTCCGTCCTGGTTGCCGTTAGATAAATGGCTGCCCGCTATTTTTACAGCCACTGGCGATTGCGCCGAGCGGCAATGGAGCTTCATGAAGCTTGAGATGCCTCAGTGGATGATTGTTATCTTCGGGGCTTATCTGCTGGTTGCCGCACTGGTTCTGATTGCCCAGCCGTTTCGCCCGAAACGTCGTGATCTGTTTGGCCGTTAA